Proteins from one Nicotiana tabacum cultivar K326 chromosome 23, ASM71507v2, whole genome shotgun sequence genomic window:
- the LOC107778696 gene encoding epoxide hydrolase 2 codes for MDGIEHKYIEVNGLNLHVAEIGNESSPVVVFCHGFPEIWYSWRHQMIALAKSGFRAIAFDYRGYGLSDQPLEPEKATLSDFVNDLLGLLDALNISKVFLIGKDFGAAVVSSFVLFHEKKVVGFVTIGVPFVVGNPLKNHDQLPEGFYVYRWREPGRAEADFGRFDAKTVVRNIYILFSRSEMPIADEKQEIMDMVDSSTPLPHWFTEQDLETYSALYEKSGFRTALKVPYRSYGERTNKLPVNPKVQVPALLIMGEKDYVLKSPGMEEYIRTEKVKDFVPNLEIVFIPEGTHFVQEQFPDEVNQLVLSFLKTHSQP; via the exons ATGGATGGAATAGAGCACAAATATATTGAAGTGAATGGTCTAAATCTTCATGTAGCTGAAATCGGAAATGAATCTTCTCCAGTTGTTGTGTTTTGCCATGGATTCCCAGAAATTTGGTACTCTTGGCGGCACCAGATGATCGCTTTAGCCAAATCTGGTTTCAGAGCCATAGCATTTGATTACAGAGGATATGGCTTGTCTGATCAGCCACTCGAACCCGAAAAGGCCACACTTTCTGATTTTGTTAACGATCTTCTCGGACTCCTCGATGCTctgaacatctcgaag GTTTTTCTAATAGGTAAAGATTTTGGAGCTGCTGTTGTTTCCTCCTTTGTCCTTTTCCACGAGAAGAAGGTTGTCGGATTTGTAACGATAGGCGTCCCATTCGTGGTCGGAAACCCTCTTAAGAATCATGATCAACTCCCTGAGGGCTTCTATGTTTATAGATGGAGA GAGCCTGGGCGAGCAGAAGCCGATTTTGGTAGATTTGATGCTAAAACAGTTGTAAGAAACATTTACATCCTTTTCTCTAGAAGTGAAATGCCAATAGCTGATGAAAAACAAGAAATCATGGACATGGTGGATTCATCAACTCCTTTACCCCATTGGTTTACAGAACAGGATCTTGAAACTTATAGTGCCTTATATGAGAAATCTGGATTCAGGACTGCATTGAAAGTTCCTTATAG gtCATACGGAGAACGAACAAACAAGCTACCAGTTAATCCAAAAGTTCAAGTTCCAGCACTGCTGATAATGGGTGAGAAGGACTATGTCCTAAAATCTCCAGGAATGGAAGAGTACATAAGGACTGAAAAGGTGAAGGATTTTGTACCAAATTTGGAGATAGTGTTTATTCCTGAAGGAACTCATTTTGTTCAAGAGCAATTTCCAGATGAAGTTAATCAACTTGTTCTCAGCTTCCTTAAAACCCATAGTCAACCTTGA